A region of the Scytonema hofmannii PCC 7110 genome:
GGCATACACAGCTATAACAATAGTTTAGAGGTTACCTTGCCTGATAATATTGAGGGCAACAACTACTACTTTGTTGTTAAAACTGATTACTACGATAATGTCTACGAATATCAAAACGAGGATGACAATTTTCGGAGCACAGAATCACCCACCAACATTGAACTGACTCCACCGCCAGACTTACAGCCGACTGTCAACGAACATTCCCCAGTGTTCTCAGGTCAGAGGATGACCCTGAATTGGACTGTTGTCAATAATGGTCCTGGCAAAACCTCTCAGCACAGCTGGTATGACGAAGTTTATATGTCAGCTGACCCCTACCTGGGCAATGGCGATGAGGAGTACTTCCTGGGTTCTCGTTACCACTACGGCGACCTTGATGTTTATGATGCTAACAGCACTAATGGAGCTACTAGCAGCTACACCACTAGTTTGGATGTCACTTTGCCAATAGGAGTGAGTGGAAATTTCTACTTCATTGTTAGAACTGACGCTGGCAATCAGGTTTTGGAATTTGCGGGCGACGCCAATAACATTGTTGCCCAACCTACACCTACTACTGTTAATCTCACACCACCGCCAGACTTGGAAGTCGAGTTGGTAGACGTTCCAACTCAAGCTTTGGCTAGCCATGCCCTGACCATTGATTACCGTGTTACCAACAATGGCTCAACCGCTACTCCCAACTATTCTTGGGTTGATGCTTTCTATCTATCAGAGGATGCTAATTTCAACTCCAGCACGGATAGGTTATTGGGTGAAATTAGGCATCATGGCAGCTTAGACATAGATGAACCCAAC
Encoded here:
- a CDS encoding CARDB domain-containing protein, with the translated sequence RWVVVKTDAGGDVYEHGQESNNTRISSNPIDIRKSDFPNLKVSSVTARTDSAFSGQKITIDWVVENTGTGSTSAPIWYDAVFLSLNGQETYLGQTSNFSYLDKYGSGIHSYNNSLEVTLPDNIEGNNYYFVVKTDYYDNVYEYQNEDDNFRSTESPTNIELTPPPDLQPTVNEHSPVFSGQRMTLNWTVVNNGPGKTSQHSWYDEVYMSADPYLGNGDEEYFLGSRYHYGDLDVYDANSTNGATSSYTTSLDVTLPIGVSGNFYFIVRTDAGNQVLEFAGDANNIVAQPTPTTVNLTPPPDLEVELVDVPTQALASHALTIDYRVTNNGSTATPNYSWVDAFYLSEDANFNSSTDRLLGEIRHHGSLDIDEPNKWYDGSATFTLPDGLSGTFHVFVVTDQHNDVFELNNH